Proteins from a single region of Streptomyces vinaceus:
- a CDS encoding glycoside hydrolase family 5 protein, with the protein MKSLIRALSGALLLLAGTVPAVAAPASAAAAPPTTTTATAAADARTAEAWTPPLSTRGRYIVDAQGNRFRLRSGNWDGAQGSWSGSGDRSDPATHHAGQNSNGIPIGLDRVPVSTLLADFRALGLNSVRLPFSNEMLHTTAPVPDAAVAANPQLRGRTPLQVYDAVVAALTDAGFAVILNNHTVTTRWCCGLDGNERWNSGGSTAQWADDWVFLARRYRDNPRVVGADLYNEVRRDVLDDPNWGLGDNHDWQAAAQEAGDRILAEANPNLLIVVEGINWTGIPLDGLPHGRPTLTPVRTLSHTLVVSNKLVYSAHFYGYTGPRHSGATGMGETHDARYQDMSRAQLEQTLYDQAFYVSAETGNHFTAPVWVSEFGIGADETGALPRAWFQNLTGYLSAVDADFAYWPLVGWSATAQGTPGGDSWAMLRYDASGRRSGVLDAGDWRTQPWTALATPGRTGRIPVTPSWYQLSTDHRDHNASLRNRAAGDWDNGARKAVCPDGSGLAGLGHTDGRGLCATSDLRAATGGNTVVRDEAYVPPGGDWASGYTKFQCPAGQFLIGYSVRGERVSAALCAPARTALPAGGRTLWFDRGDNRPSGGPGGEFAYGDYKGQCLPTEYAAGIAFTTRAASRPGPAALLCRPLPPA; encoded by the coding sequence ATGAAGAGCCTCATCCGCGCGCTGTCCGGCGCCCTTCTGCTGCTGGCGGGAACCGTGCCGGCGGTGGCCGCGCCGGCCTCCGCCGCGGCCGCGCCCCCGACCACGACCACGGCAACGGCCGCGGCGGACGCCCGCACGGCCGAGGCGTGGACCCCGCCGCTGTCCACCCGCGGCCGCTACATCGTCGACGCGCAGGGCAACCGCTTCCGGCTGCGCTCCGGCAACTGGGACGGCGCCCAGGGATCCTGGAGCGGCAGCGGCGACCGCAGCGACCCCGCCACGCACCACGCCGGACAGAATTCCAACGGCATCCCGATCGGCCTGGACCGGGTGCCGGTGTCCACCCTGCTGGCCGACTTCCGGGCCCTCGGCCTCAACAGCGTCCGGCTGCCCTTCTCCAACGAGATGCTCCACACCACCGCACCCGTCCCGGACGCGGCCGTCGCCGCCAACCCGCAGCTGCGCGGCCGTACCCCGCTCCAGGTCTACGACGCCGTCGTCGCCGCGCTCACCGACGCCGGCTTCGCCGTCATCCTCAACAACCACACCGTCACCACCCGCTGGTGCTGCGGACTCGACGGCAACGAGCGCTGGAACAGCGGCGGGTCCACCGCCCAGTGGGCCGACGACTGGGTGTTCCTGGCGCGCCGCTACCGGGACAACCCGCGCGTGGTCGGCGCCGACCTGTACAACGAGGTCCGCCGCGACGTGCTCGACGACCCGAACTGGGGGCTCGGCGACAACCACGACTGGCAGGCGGCCGCCCAGGAGGCGGGCGACCGGATCCTCGCCGAGGCCAACCCGAACCTGCTCATCGTGGTCGAGGGCATCAACTGGACCGGCATCCCCCTGGACGGCCTCCCGCACGGCCGCCCCACCCTCACCCCCGTCCGCACCCTCTCCCACACCCTCGTCGTCTCGAACAAGCTGGTGTACTCGGCGCACTTCTACGGGTACACCGGCCCCCGGCACAGCGGCGCGACCGGCATGGGCGAGACCCACGACGCGCGCTACCAGGACATGAGCCGGGCCCAGCTCGAACAGACCCTCTACGACCAGGCCTTCTACGTCTCCGCCGAAACCGGCAACCACTTCACCGCGCCCGTCTGGGTCAGCGAGTTCGGCATCGGCGCCGACGAGACCGGCGCCCTGCCGCGGGCCTGGTTCCAGAACCTCACCGGCTACCTGAGCGCCGTCGATGCCGACTTCGCCTACTGGCCGCTCGTCGGCTGGAGCGCCACCGCCCAGGGCACCCCGGGCGGCGACAGCTGGGCGATGCTCCGCTACGACGCCTCCGGCCGCCGCTCGGGCGTACTGGACGCGGGGGACTGGCGTACGCAGCCGTGGACGGCCCTCGCCACCCCCGGGCGCACCGGCCGGATCCCCGTCACCCCCTCCTGGTACCAGCTGAGCACCGACCACCGCGACCACAACGCCTCGCTGCGCAACCGGGCCGCCGGCGACTGGGACAACGGGGCCCGCAAGGCGGTCTGCCCCGACGGCTCCGGGCTGGCCGGACTCGGCCACACGGACGGGCGGGGCCTGTGCGCCACCTCCGACCTGCGGGCCGCGACGGGCGGCAACACCGTGGTCCGCGACGAGGCGTACGTCCCGCCGGGCGGCGACTGGGCCTCCGGCTACACGAAGTTCCAGTGCCCGGCGGGCCAGTTCCTGATCGGGTACAGCGTGCGCGGCGAGCGGGTCTCGGCGGCCCTGTGCGCGCCGGCCCGTACGGCCCTCCCGGCCGGCGGGCGCACGCTCTGGTTCGACCGCGGCGACAACCGTCCGTCCGGCGGCCCCGGCGGCGAGTTCGCGTACGGGGACTACAAGGGCCAGTGCCTGCCGACCGAGTACGCGGCGGGCATCGCCTTCACCACGCGCGCGGCCTCCAGGCCGGGTCCGGCGGCCCTCCTCTGCCGCCCTCTGCCGCCCGCCTGA
- a CDS encoding DNRLRE domain-containing protein — translation MRRSRGFAAALALSLAGTGAGAVLGLVPQAAAVTPPVAFTADALSTWQPNGVVWALAEAGGTVFAGGTFSAVRPPDGSGGAEQPAVNFAALDAATGAPTSCHLSFTVGGGTATVRALTLSPDKQTLYAGGYFGAVNGTPVSSLAAIDVASCTVKTGFRPAFAATVRALAVTGDTVYAGGDFLTVAGQPRQRFAAVDATDGALRPFTADADEPGRAVEVTPDGENVVLGGDFFTVNGTNTHALAVVDATSGTLTKTYAGFIETNSVVKDIATDATGFYTANEGTGGGVFDGRIALNLSDFNQRWRDTCLGATQAVLPYRNVLYSASHAHDCSSVGEYPDGQRHHLLAQPTTSVGKLGWAPDTNDGIGEGIGPRVMTVGSQGGVQYLWVGGEFTTVNGSAQQSLTRFASTGDTGAPTVPVATAASFRPGEVQVRWRTSLDLDDSALTYRIYRNGSGTPIATVAADSLFFKRPQASWTDTTVAAGQSYTYRVTATDAAGNTSALSATASVTVPTSVDAYPDRVRADGAQLFWRYDDASLPNVADSSASGNQNGVHLNAPALRQTPGAVSGASTAIGFNGTDTRVYGDQRQTIGSSYTIETWFRTNTTRGGKLFGFGNNQVRGSSQYDKHIYMTNDGRLVYGVYTGATRTITTGAAYNDDQWHHVVATQGPGGMVLYVDGAQKGTLAVTTHENYAGYWHAGGDSLGAWPNPPTSEFWAGRLDETAVYPSVLSAAQVQNHYALATAPADSVVQVQAAEDTYANAGAPDGNYGGSSSLAVRGTSLYTSYLRFNLPAAPAGTVLKSASLSVKTSTMSGAGTADTVSVVPVTGAWTEAGTTYNNRPATDAAALGSFAGVPDGSAVHTTGLNTAALAGALGTSYGLALTSPGTDALWLWSSEAAANEGTPQLTLTFGAP, via the coding sequence ATGCGTAGATCCAGAGGGTTCGCGGCCGCACTCGCCCTGTCCCTGGCCGGGACCGGCGCGGGCGCGGTCCTCGGCCTCGTCCCGCAGGCGGCGGCCGTCACCCCGCCCGTCGCCTTCACCGCCGACGCGCTCTCCACATGGCAGCCCAACGGCGTCGTCTGGGCCCTCGCCGAGGCGGGCGGCACCGTCTTCGCCGGCGGTACCTTCTCCGCCGTCCGCCCGCCCGACGGCTCGGGCGGCGCCGAACAGCCCGCGGTGAACTTCGCCGCACTGGACGCCGCGACCGGCGCCCCGACCTCCTGCCACCTCTCCTTCACGGTCGGCGGCGGCACCGCCACCGTCCGCGCCCTCACCCTCTCCCCGGACAAGCAGACCCTCTACGCCGGCGGCTACTTCGGCGCCGTCAACGGCACCCCCGTCTCCAGCCTCGCCGCCATCGACGTGGCGAGCTGCACCGTCAAGACCGGCTTCCGCCCCGCCTTCGCGGCCACCGTCAGGGCCCTGGCCGTCACCGGCGACACCGTCTACGCGGGCGGCGACTTCCTCACCGTCGCCGGGCAGCCGCGCCAGCGCTTCGCCGCCGTCGACGCGACCGACGGGGCGCTGCGGCCCTTCACGGCCGACGCCGACGAACCCGGCCGCGCCGTCGAGGTCACGCCCGACGGGGAGAACGTCGTCCTCGGCGGGGACTTCTTCACCGTCAACGGTACGAACACGCACGCCCTGGCCGTCGTCGACGCCACCAGCGGCACGCTCACCAAGACGTACGCCGGCTTCATCGAGACCAACTCCGTCGTCAAGGACATCGCGACCGACGCGACCGGGTTCTACACGGCCAACGAGGGCACCGGCGGCGGCGTCTTCGACGGCCGGATCGCGCTCAACCTCAGCGACTTCAACCAGCGCTGGCGCGACACCTGCCTCGGCGCCACCCAGGCCGTGCTGCCGTACCGGAACGTGCTCTACAGCGCCTCGCACGCCCACGACTGCTCCAGCGTCGGCGAGTACCCGGACGGGCAGCGCCACCACCTGCTCGCCCAGCCGACCACCAGCGTCGGCAAGCTGGGCTGGGCCCCCGACACCAACGACGGCATCGGCGAGGGCATCGGCCCGCGCGTGATGACGGTCGGCTCCCAGGGCGGCGTCCAGTACCTTTGGGTCGGCGGGGAGTTCACCACCGTCAACGGCTCGGCGCAGCAGAGCCTGACCCGCTTCGCCTCCACCGGCGACACCGGGGCGCCCACCGTGCCCGTCGCGACCGCGGCGAGCTTCCGGCCCGGCGAGGTGCAGGTACGCTGGCGCACCAGCCTCGACCTCGACGACAGCGCGCTGACGTACCGGATCTACCGGAACGGCTCGGGCACGCCGATCGCCACGGTCGCGGCGGACTCGCTGTTCTTCAAGCGTCCGCAGGCCTCCTGGACCGACACCACCGTCGCCGCCGGACAGTCGTACACGTACCGGGTCACGGCCACCGACGCGGCCGGCAACACCAGCGCCCTGTCGGCGACCGCGAGCGTGACCGTGCCGACCTCGGTCGACGCGTACCCCGACCGGGTGCGCGCGGACGGCGCCCAGCTGTTCTGGCGCTACGACGACGCCTCCCTGCCGAACGTCGCGGACTCCTCCGCGAGCGGCAACCAGAACGGAGTGCACCTGAACGCACCGGCGCTGCGCCAGACGCCGGGCGCGGTGTCGGGCGCGAGCACGGCGATCGGTTTCAACGGCACGGACACCCGCGTCTACGGGGACCAGCGCCAGACCATCGGCAGCAGCTACACCATCGAGACCTGGTTCCGGACGAACACCACCCGGGGCGGCAAGCTCTTCGGCTTCGGCAACAACCAGGTGCGCGGAAGCAGTCAGTACGACAAGCACATCTACATGACCAACGACGGGCGTCTCGTCTACGGCGTGTACACCGGAGCCACCCGCACCATCACCACCGGCGCCGCCTACAACGACGACCAGTGGCACCACGTCGTCGCCACCCAGGGGCCGGGCGGCATGGTCCTCTACGTGGACGGCGCCCAGAAGGGCACCCTCGCCGTCACCACGCACGAGAACTACGCAGGCTACTGGCATGCCGGCGGCGACAGCCTCGGCGCCTGGCCGAACCCTCCGACCAGCGAGTTCTGGGCGGGCCGGCTGGACGAGACCGCCGTCTACCCGAGCGTGCTGAGCGCGGCCCAGGTGCAGAACCACTACGCCCTGGCCACCGCCCCGGCCGACTCGGTCGTCCAGGTCCAGGCGGCCGAGGACACGTACGCCAACGCGGGTGCCCCGGACGGCAATTACGGCGGCTCGTCCTCGCTCGCCGTGCGCGGCACCTCGCTCTACACCAGCTACCTGCGCTTCAACCTGCCCGCGGCGCCCGCGGGTACGGTCCTCAAGTCGGCCTCCCTGAGCGTGAAGACGAGCACGATGAGCGGAGCCGGCACGGCCGACACGGTCTCGGTGGTCCCGGTCACCGGTGCGTGGACGGAGGCGGGAACCACCTACAACAACCGCCCCGCCACGGACGCCGCGGCCCTCGGCAGCTTCGCCGGAGTCCCGGACGGCTCGGCGGTGCACACCACCGGGCTGAACACGGCCGCCCTGGCGGGCGCGCTCGGCACGAGCTACGGCCTCGCGCTGACCAGCCCCGGTACGGACGCGCTGTGGCTGTGGTCCTCCGAGGCGGCGGCGAACGAGGGCACGCCGCAGCTGACGCTGACCTTCGGCGCACCCTAG
- a CDS encoding DUF3224 domain-containing protein — MSRTTTGRFTFADWREEPIGAADATPRLARSTVVNAFAGGIEAAATRAGYTITYTGEATGSYTGLELLSGSVDGREGAFVLEQRGTFDAGGTRCTFEVVAGSGSGELAGLSGSGGFTYRHGDASVAYEFRYTVA; from the coding sequence ATGTCCCGTACCACCACCGGCCGTTTCACCTTCGCCGACTGGCGGGAGGAGCCGATCGGTGCGGCCGACGCCACCCCGCGCCTCGCCCGCTCCACGGTCGTCAACGCCTTCGCGGGCGGTATCGAGGCCGCGGCGACCCGGGCCGGCTACACGATCACGTACACCGGGGAGGCCACCGGCTCCTACACCGGCCTGGAGCTGCTGTCGGGCTCCGTGGACGGCCGCGAGGGCGCGTTCGTCCTGGAGCAGCGCGGCACGTTCGACGCCGGCGGCACCCGGTGCACGTTCGAGGTGGTCGCCGGTTCCGGGTCGGGCGAGCTGGCCGGGCTGTCGGGGTCCGGCGGGTTCACGTACCGGCACGGCGATGCGTCCGTCGCGTACGAGTTCCGCTACACCGTGGCGTAG
- a CDS encoding helix-turn-helix transcriptional regulator produces the protein MRADRLLSLLLLLQNRGRMTAPQLAAELEVSVRTVHRDIEALGASGVPVHADRGPAGGYRLMDGYRTRLTGLTDAQAGSLFLAGAPGPARELGLGADLAAAQLKLQAALPAALAERARRLQDRFHLDAPAWFRDADPVPHLARIAQAVWDQRVLLTHYRRWSGEERAGRPLHPLGLVLKGGIWYLVARAADERVRSYRVSRFLAVETAEEGFERPAGFELAAYWTESARRMEAATRQGTARLLLSPRGRRLLPMQFGAAGDRALAGAVPAGPAGPEGWVRVDLEIESEAVAVGDLLRLGTEAEVLAPPELRRAVAATVAALAARYG, from the coding sequence ATGCGCGCCGACCGGCTCCTCTCCCTGCTCCTCCTGCTGCAGAACCGCGGCCGGATGACCGCGCCCCAACTGGCCGCCGAGCTGGAGGTGTCGGTCCGTACCGTCCACCGGGACATCGAGGCCCTCGGCGCGTCCGGCGTCCCCGTCCACGCCGACCGCGGACCGGCCGGCGGCTACCGGCTGATGGACGGCTACCGCACCCGGCTCACCGGCCTCACCGACGCCCAGGCCGGCTCCCTCTTCCTCGCCGGGGCGCCCGGGCCCGCACGGGAACTCGGGCTCGGCGCCGATCTGGCCGCCGCCCAGCTGAAGCTCCAGGCCGCGCTCCCCGCGGCCCTCGCCGAGCGGGCCCGCCGGCTCCAGGACCGTTTCCACCTGGACGCCCCGGCCTGGTTCCGCGACGCCGATCCGGTCCCGCACCTCGCGCGGATCGCCCAGGCGGTGTGGGACCAGCGCGTACTGCTGACCCACTACCGCCGCTGGAGCGGCGAGGAGCGCGCCGGGCGCCCGCTGCACCCCCTCGGCCTGGTCCTCAAGGGCGGCATCTGGTACCTGGTGGCGCGGGCCGCCGACGAGCGCGTACGCAGCTACCGGGTCTCGCGCTTCCTCGCGGTGGAGACCGCCGAGGAGGGCTTCGAGCGCCCGGCCGGCTTCGAACTCGCCGCGTACTGGACCGAGTCCGCCCGCCGGATGGAGGCGGCGACCCGCCAGGGGACCGCCCGGCTCCTGCTGTCCCCGCGCGGGCGCCGACTGCTCCCGATGCAGTTCGGCGCCGCCGGCGACCGGGCCCTGGCCGGTGCGGTCCCGGCCGGCCCCGCCGGCCCGGAGGGCTGGGTCCGGGTCGACCTGGAGATCGAGTCCGAGGCCGTCGCGGTCGGCGACCTGCTCCGGCTCGGCACCGAGGCCGAGGTCCTGGCCCCGCCGGAACTCCGCCGGGCCGTGGCCGCCACGGTCGCGGCCCTGGCCGCGCGGTACGGCTGA
- a CDS encoding GNAT family N-acetyltransferase has product MGMLDAVADRIREGETVEFRPTGDSMVPLIHSRQRVRVAPVDPALVASGDIVLARVSGTVYLHLVSAVDAPRRRVQIAGNRGRVNGWTGHDRVFGICLAVDGVPRPGAAAKVRRPPVRAVRAEPLSTNRMDLLPLRVEHAPEMARVLGDPVLHEFTGGAPLATDALRARYARLEAGSPDPAVVWCNWVLRLRGDGPLVGTVQATVTPGRDTAETAWVIGTAWQGRGLATEAALAVTAWLEELPVGRLIAHIHPGHRASAAVAAACGFTPTRHREDGEVRWERRSAPPPATGS; this is encoded by the coding sequence ATGGGCATGCTCGACGCAGTGGCGGACCGGATCCGCGAGGGTGAGACGGTGGAGTTCCGGCCGACCGGAGACTCCATGGTCCCGCTGATCCACAGCAGGCAGCGGGTCCGGGTCGCCCCGGTCGACCCGGCGCTCGTCGCATCCGGCGACATCGTCCTGGCCCGGGTGTCCGGCACGGTGTACCTGCACCTGGTCTCTGCCGTGGACGCCCCGCGCCGGCGCGTGCAGATCGCCGGCAACCGGGGCCGGGTCAACGGCTGGACCGGCCACGACCGCGTCTTCGGGATCTGCCTCGCCGTGGACGGCGTACCCCGTCCGGGCGCGGCGGCCAAGGTCCGGCGGCCGCCGGTCCGTGCCGTGCGCGCCGAGCCGCTGAGCACGAACCGGATGGACCTGCTCCCCCTGCGCGTCGAACACGCCCCGGAGATGGCCCGCGTACTGGGCGATCCCGTGCTGCACGAGTTCACCGGCGGGGCCCCGCTCGCGACCGATGCGCTGCGCGCACGCTACGCCCGGCTGGAGGCCGGGTCGCCCGATCCCGCGGTCGTGTGGTGCAACTGGGTACTGAGGCTGCGCGGGGACGGGCCGCTGGTGGGGACCGTCCAGGCCACCGTCACGCCCGGCCGGGACACGGCCGAGACGGCGTGGGTGATCGGAACCGCCTGGCAGGGCCGCGGCCTCGCCACCGAGGCCGCCCTGGCCGTCACGGCGTGGCTGGAGGAACTGCCCGTCGGGCGCCTGATCGCCCACATCCACCCCGGCCACCGCGCCTCGGCGGCGGTCGCCGCGGCCTGCGGCTTCACCCCGACCCGCCACCGCGAGGACGGCGAGGTCCGCTGGGAGCGGCGCTCCGCGCCCCCGCCCGCCACCGGTTCCTGA
- a CDS encoding MerR family transcriptional regulator, whose product MFTIGDFAKHGRVSVRMLRHYDAIGLLRPARVDPASGYRYYEAGQLARLNRVIALKELGFSLDQVGSILDERLGAEELRGMLRLRRAELESAVAAAAARLTQVETRLRTIESEGSMSTVDIVVKSLPPVRLAELSGVAGSYEPQDIGPVIGPLYDELCRRIEAAGVVPTGPGIAYYEDAPGAGAGAVLVHAGLPVGASVRAETLGGGVRVVELPGVERAATVVHRGAMDGVLPTAQALARWIDANGHRSAGYARELTLACPEDRAQWVTELQEPLAPEV is encoded by the coding sequence ATGTTCACCATCGGAGACTTCGCCAAGCACGGCCGGGTATCGGTCCGCATGCTGCGCCACTACGACGCCATCGGACTGCTGCGCCCGGCACGTGTCGACCCCGCCAGCGGCTACCGCTACTACGAGGCCGGGCAACTCGCCCGCCTCAACCGTGTCATCGCGCTCAAGGAGCTCGGCTTCAGCCTGGACCAGGTGGGGTCGATCCTCGACGAGCGGCTGGGCGCGGAGGAGTTGCGCGGCATGCTGCGGCTGCGGCGGGCGGAACTGGAGTCGGCCGTGGCCGCCGCGGCGGCCCGGCTGACCCAGGTCGAGACGAGGCTCCGGACCATCGAGAGCGAGGGATCCATGTCCACCGTCGACATCGTCGTCAAAAGCCTTCCGCCCGTCCGGCTCGCCGAGCTGAGCGGGGTCGCGGGGAGCTACGAGCCGCAGGACATCGGGCCGGTCATCGGTCCGCTCTACGACGAGCTGTGCCGCCGGATCGAGGCCGCCGGGGTGGTCCCGACCGGCCCGGGGATCGCGTACTACGAGGACGCGCCGGGCGCCGGGGCCGGAGCCGTCCTCGTCCACGCCGGGCTGCCGGTCGGGGCCTCGGTGCGCGCCGAGACCCTCGGGGGCGGGGTACGGGTGGTGGAGCTGCCCGGGGTGGAGCGGGCGGCGACCGTGGTGCACCGCGGTGCGATGGACGGCGTCCTGCCCACCGCCCAGGCGCTCGCGCGCTGGATCGACGCGAACGGCCACCGGTCGGCGGGTTACGCGCGCGAGCTGACGCTGGCCTGCCCGGAGGACCGCGCCCAGTGGGTCACGGAACTCCAGGAACCCCTCGCGCCGGAGGTCTGA
- a CDS encoding peptidoglycan-binding domain-containing protein, with amino-acid sequence MSQHFDESADAPDDRLFVRPYVAPSGRPARSATPAWPHTGPVPVSFRAPGTRGEGDSGPESAPGARPAPHTAPERGSRVPLPALALLALAAGAGLVFLLSGPDPEPRRAVKPPQLSVPVLPARSPGADADAEPSSEGSVRAPAPTGSGPTSEPGGPSAGRPPKSAPPSGPSAAPSPGASGTLRPGDRGPEVRALQERLYGQGFTYVAVTGEYDSRTERGVAQLQRDRDIKGDRPGVYGPATRAAFGD; translated from the coding sequence GTGTCCCAGCATTTCGACGAGAGCGCTGACGCGCCCGACGACCGCCTGTTCGTACGTCCTTACGTGGCCCCCTCCGGGCGGCCGGCCCGGTCGGCGACGCCCGCCTGGCCGCACACCGGGCCCGTGCCGGTGTCCTTCCGTGCGCCCGGGACCCGGGGCGAGGGCGACAGCGGTCCCGAGTCCGCCCCCGGGGCGCGGCCGGCCCCCCACACCGCCCCGGAGCGCGGGAGCCGGGTACCGCTGCCGGCCCTGGCCCTGCTCGCCCTCGCCGCGGGCGCCGGGCTGGTGTTCCTGCTGAGCGGGCCCGACCCGGAGCCCCGGCGGGCCGTGAAGCCGCCGCAGTTGTCCGTTCCGGTGCTTCCGGCGCGCAGCCCCGGAGCCGACGCCGACGCCGAGCCCTCGTCCGAAGGGTCCGTACGGGCCCCCGCGCCCACGGGGTCCGGGCCGACGTCGGAACCGGGCGGCCCCTCCGCGGGGCGGCCCCCCAAGTCGGCGCCGCCGAGCGGTCCGTCCGCAGCGCCCTCCCCGGGGGCCTCCGGGACGCTGCGGCCGGGTGACCGGGGGCCCGAGGTGCGCGCCCTCCAGGAGCGGCTCTACGGGCAGGGGTTCACGTACGTCGCGGTCACCGGGGAGTACGACAGCCGGACCGAGCGCGGGGTCGCCCAGCTCCAGCGCGACCGGGACATCAAGGGCGACCGGCCCGGGGTCTACGGCCCGGCCACGCGGGCGGCGTTCGGAGACTGA
- a CDS encoding SDR family NAD(P)-dependent oxidoreductase produces MPRRPVTVVTGGGRGIGAATCLRLAADGHDVVLGYLRDDAAAEAVARRVRAAGARCLTVRGDTSEECGVERLFDIAGAEFGPVTGLVNNAGVTGPLGRLADAATEDLRRVVEVNLLGYLLCCRRAARDMAEAGGGAIVNVSSAAATLGSPGDYVHYAATKAATDALTVGLSKELGPDGIRVNAVAPGIIETDMHAAMGDPGRPARAAAGIPLGRAGQPEEVAGAVAWLLSPDASYTTGAILRVSGGR; encoded by the coding sequence GTGCCACGTCGTCCGGTCACCGTCGTCACCGGGGGCGGCAGGGGCATCGGCGCCGCGACCTGTCTGCGCCTGGCCGCGGACGGCCATGACGTGGTGCTCGGATACCTCCGCGACGACGCGGCGGCCGAGGCCGTCGCCCGGCGCGTACGGGCGGCGGGCGCGCGCTGTCTGACCGTACGCGGGGACACCTCCGAGGAGTGCGGGGTGGAGCGGCTCTTCGACATCGCCGGGGCCGAGTTCGGCCCGGTGACCGGGCTGGTGAACAACGCCGGGGTGACCGGGCCGCTCGGCCGGCTCGCCGACGCCGCCACCGAGGACCTGCGGCGCGTGGTCGAGGTGAACCTGCTGGGGTACCTGCTGTGCTGCCGCCGCGCCGCCCGGGACATGGCGGAGGCGGGCGGCGGGGCCATCGTGAACGTGTCCTCGGCGGCCGCCACCCTCGGCAGCCCCGGCGACTACGTCCACTACGCGGCGACCAAGGCCGCCACCGACGCCCTCACGGTGGGGCTTTCCAAGGAGCTCGGCCCGGACGGGATCCGGGTCAACGCGGTGGCTCCCGGCATCATCGAGACCGACATGCACGCCGCGATGGGCGATCCCGGACGCCCGGCTCGCGCGGCCGCCGGGATCCCGCTCGGGCGGGCGGGGCAGCCCGAGGAGGTGGCCGGGGCCGTGGCCTGGCTGCTCTCCCCGGACGCCTCGTACACGACGGGCGCGATCCTGCGGGTATCCGGCGGCCGCTGA